The DNA sequence CCTATTGCTGCATTTATCTCGGTCATCCTGTAATTGAATCCTATGAAGCGATGTTCGTACTTAGAGACCTGCCCCTGATCCCTCATGACCTTGGCCCTGAAGTGGACCTCCTCATCATCCGTCGTTATCATGCCGCCCTCACCGGTGGTCATGTTCTTAGTGGGATAGAAGCTGAAAGCTCCAGCCTCTCCTATACTCCCTACCTTCCGTCCCTTGTAGAGCGCACCGTGCGCTTGAGCGCAATCCTCTAGAATGAGGATCTCCTTACCACCTATAGCATCTCTTATACCATCCAAGTCCGCAGGATGTCCATGGATGTGAACGGGTATTATGGCCTTAGTTCTCTCCGATAACTTCCTCCTAATCTCCTCGGGATCTATGGTACCTGTCCTCGGATCAACGTCCGCGAAGACAGGCCTAGCGCCGGAGAGTATCACGGCTGAAGCGGTCCCGAAGAAGGTGTAACTGGGTACTATTACCTCGTCACCGGGTCCAACTCCCATAGCTATTAACGCTATATGAAGAGCCGCAGTTCCATTGGAGACAGCGACAGCATATTTGCTCCCTACGTAGGAGGAAAAAGACCGCTCAAACTTTTCAACGAAACTTCCCTGGGCTAGCATCCCGGATCTTAAGACCTCTGTTACGTAAGCGATCTCCTCCTCACCTATACACGGCTTGGATATCGGTATCAAGCAAGACCCCTATGGCCTCTACCGAAGGGTTAAAAAGTTTAGGGGAGCAGGGGGGGAGCTACTAGGTAAGCTAGGGCCGATGCGACCAGAGGTACCGTTATGTTATCCTCTATACCGTAGAGCTCCGCTAGAGATGATACTGATGCTACGATCAATGAGCTGGAAAAATTTCCAGTGATGATGGTTAGAGCAACTGAGAAGGAGAGGAAGCCAGCTAGCGTACCTTCGACCGTCTTATTGGTGAATGGTACCTTAATTACGCCGATGTTCATTCCCACGATGGTAGAGATGCCATCTACCAAGAGGAGCCCAAGCACCCCGTAGATAACGTGGAATCCGAAGATGAAATAGGAGGAAGCCCCACCTATTAAGCCCGACATCAGACCTAACCAGCCACTCCTCCTCTCGTAATCCCTCTCTACCATACTCACCAATCTCTCGAAGGACTCAACTAAGCTCTCCAGCTGCTTGATCTGAGGCAGTTGCATGCTGGCCCTCAGCCACTCCGGGGGACCCTTCACCTGCATAGAGTATATCACCCCTCCGAAGGCGAGAGCTGCTCCGTAGATGATCCCCGGTTCGATGTAATCCCTAAAGATTAAGGGGATAACTAGGAGGAGTGAGAATAGCATGTGGATTATCTTTCGCAGGGTCTCGGATTCCCTCATCCAATCCCCCGCGAAAGCAGAACCATTACTAAAGCGGACACGAGTGGTACAGTGATATTATCATCTACGCTCTTCCACTTCTCGATTAGTGTTGCGATAAAAGATGCGACCAAACCAACGACCCCCTTGTAGCACCATCCTATCGGTAAGGATACGAGGAGCATTGCTATGCTCCCCGCGACCCCCTTACTCCACCTACCATAGACCTTGTTCCTGACTATGCCCGTGACTCCATCCCCTACAGCCATGAAGAGGGCTGAGGCTACGCCAGCGTTCAAGTCCAGATACCAGAGACCGCAGATCACAGCTGTCCATGTGAGACAGAACCAGACCTCTCCCCAGTTCCCCTCGACCTGGAACCAATCGAACTTCCTACCTAAGAGCCTAGGTAGGAAGGTTAGGGTGAACATACCCAATCCTCCTATCAAGGGTATAGCCGGGGATTCGAAGATATGAGGCGCTAGGAAGGCAGCGACCCCACCCGTCAGTATATGGATCACTTTCCTAGCTACGTAGAAGTTCTGCCACCTAGCTACCCTCTTAGCTAATACGAAAATCACTAGAAGTATCCAGATAACTAGGATCACTAGCCAGAAGAACTCTATAGGGCTGGGTTTGAAGTATAGGTATGCGAATAATGAGATCACTGCGACTGGTACTGGAAGGAGAGAGCTCAGGAGTCCCGCTTTCATCCCATCAACGAGTTCGGGATATTTAAAAAGCTCGCCTCATCTTAGGATGACAAATATTTATATGACATGGATTTTTAATAAAAAATTTTTGAATATAAATGCGGCATCCTAGGTTAAATTATTTTCTAGCATCGCATGCAAAAGTGAGCTGACTTCATGAAGCTAGCCCCTTCCCCAGTTTTAAATAACTTCACCGCATTTCGAGTTCACGTGAGGATCAGCTTAACGCGTTTACTGGAGGAGATTAGGGAGGGGAAATCGCCTACAGATAACGAGTTAGCGGAGGCCTTAAGAGAGCTCAGGGAGAGGTTCTCCGAAGTATCCCCTGAGATATTCTCAGATGAATATAAGCTCCCCCTGAGGGATGTCATAAGGAGGGGAATACTGATAGCGGATGAGGACCTATTCCTGGCTTGCGAGGAACACGATTCTTTGAGGAGAGAAGCTTACAAAGCAGTTAAGTTCATGAGTAAAGAGGAGTTGGAGAGAGCTTCGACTGAGATATTAGCTAAGAATTTAGAGAGGACACTCCTAGGGAGTTTCATAATGAGGAAGATAGCCTGATCGGGGCGGGGGGACTCGAACCCCCGGCCTGCCGGTCTCTGTGGGAGCTGCCGCTGACGGAGCGTCAACAGACGCCCACTACAGCCGGCCGCTCTACCAGGCTGAGCTACGCCCCGCTCCCGCTGCTCGCTACGATGAGGTAATATATTAACTTTACTACACGGTCCTGATCCCGTGGCTCCTCATAACTACTAAACCTCCTGGCCTAACCCCTTGATCAGGGTGAATCACTATGAAGCCCTCGGGGAGAACTCATCAGAAGACGCAGCGCTCCTCTTGGGCGCTCACCTTCCGAATCTTGAGCACTCTATGGAGTTCCTCGGCTGGGGAATGGTATAATCTGGGTCATCCGTTCTGGATCTCTCAACGAGGCGTGGCTCAGAGCCCTTTAACATCAAAGGAAACTCCCATCTCGCTAGCAACTTTCTGGAATATGGAGAAGTCATCTCTGCTCCTAGTAACTATGAGTACCTCCTCTAAGGGGGAGGGACTTACTTCCTCCAGTATTATCCTGACTGAAACATCTACAGGGACCCCTCCAACTCCCGCGCCCATAGCTGGGAAGGCTAAACTCTTAATCCCCAGCTCAACCCCCTTCCTGATCGAGGCTCTCACAGCGGCTCTAACGTATTCAGGGTTACTCGCGTCGCCGGGTGCCTTAACGGTGGGTGAATGAATGATGTACTTCGCCTTCAACTTACCAGCAGATGTCTCAACAGCATCTCCTATCCTTAAAGGAGCCTTTCTAAGAGCCTCCCTCTCTATCTCATCCCCTCCCTTTCTCTTTATCGCTCCTGCGACACCTCCTCCCATTATCAGCATCGTGTTAGCTGGGTTCACTATGGCATCCGCCTCGACCTCCGTTATATCGCCCAGCACCAAGACCACCTTAGGCATACTGTAAACCGAAGCTTGCTCATATTTTTACTTTGCTCAGATCCTCGGCTCTGAGCATCCTGGGAACACCCGCTTCTATGGTGAACTCAGAGCCGCAGCCCTTACAACTCAATTTGCCCGTTACTATCTCTAGCCTCATACATTTGACGCAATCATGGGGGTTCGATGGATTTGATCCGATGAATGCGCACCATCTCTCACAAATAGGCCTCTCAGGAACGGTAAGGAGCCCTTCTTCCTCTTCCTCTCTCTCTACTATCAGCTCTAACGGGAAACTCAAGCAAGAGGGGCAAGCTAGGAGATCCAGGAGTCTCCTCCTCAAGTGATCACCCTAAAGCCATGAGGGTCCTCATTCGATTGGCTAAGAATAACTTTAAACTCCCATCACCTACTCACGGTTGACGATCAGTGAGCTGACCAAGCAGGAAGATCCCAAGCGAATGCCAGCACCCAATAGGCCCGTGCCATTTATTAGCACCTTCCGAACCAGGAGTCGAGGGAGCACCGTGGATAGCGACCATAGATTCGAGCTTCAGGTAATCAAACAAAGCAGGGCGATTAAGGTAGACAAGGAATATAAAGATAAAATAAAGGAACTGTATGGTGATAAAATAATTTCTAAATTCTCTAAGGACGCTGTAGAGTGTCCTATCATCGGCAAGAGGGTCAGCTTCTTGACATGCATGGGCTGCCCTAACTATGTCAGGAGATTCAAGGGATCTGTTCACTGTAAAGGTGAACCATTACAGAGATAAAAGGGCACCTGAGAACCTCAGATGAGGTCCTTAAAAGAGAACTCTCCCTCCTCATAAGGGTCAATCGTGCGGGGAAGCTCCATAGGAAAACTTTTAGTGATTTCGAGGTAACACGATCCCTGTTGGGATAGGATGCCCAAGGAGAGCACTGAGTCACGCTCTCGATCAAGCTTCCTCCATAAGCTCCTCGGGGAGCTATGAGGAGTTTAGCCGGAGCTAGACTGACGAAGCGGGGAGCTATGTGGATCAGAACGCATAACTTTTCTCCTAGATTTCCTGGACATCAGCAACCCGATGATCGCTGATGTCGTAGAAGCTGTCAATCCGAGTATTAGGGGGATCAGAGACCACGATATTTCCTCGAAACGTGAAGTCTCCGTGATTTGTGTCTCATTGAGGATCCTCGGTCCCTTGACCATCGGCCCTATCGTGGCATTAGAGCTGGCGTTCTCGCTTAGAGAAGTATAGACTACCTTATGAGCCTGCTCACCGTGATAACTCACTATCAGGAAGTACCATGGGGAGAGCATCACTATACCAACTAAGAGACCAACGATAGCGCTCCTAATGATAAGCTCTCTCGGAATAGTCATAGCAGCTCTAAGAGCCTCGAAGATACGATCCTTATCCTCGTTAGAGATAGGAAGGATTACGAATGCTGAGGAGGAGAGCGTGTAGAGGGTTTTCTGACCTCTCTTACCTGCCATCCTGACTAGGGGTCTTATCAACCCCGCATCCCTGAGCTTCTCCACGTGGAATACGACGGTAGTTAGCGGAATTCCTAGCTCTTTAGACAGGTCGTTCGGGCTCATAGGCTTATCCTTTAGGAGAGCCAGGATCCTCCTACCTACATCGCTCGATATCTCCTGACCTAAGAGCCTGAGTCTCTCATCCTCTAAGGTGAAAACTTCCCAATCCATCCTCCTCACTAGTTACTACGAACGCGGAATATAAGCAAATTCCCATAACTTCGAATCATTCCGTACCTTTCGACCACTCCACTATTAACTTAGCAGCACTAAGTAGGTCGTGAACTACGTGATCTGAGAGTTCTATTATCCTCTCAGATCTAGGCCTAAAGGCTATCTTGAGGCCCAGCTCCATCTCGAAGATCGAGAGGTCGCTCTCACCGTCCCCGACAAAGGCTACTCTACTAAGAGCTACGCCGTAGTTTCTGGCCACTTCCTCCAAGACTAACCCCTTCATGTGGGGAGGAAGGTCTTCTATTAGCCCTTTGACCTCATTACCCTCTATCAAAAGCCTTGCGCTCCTACAAAAATCCATTTCAAGCTTCTTACAAACTCTAGATGCGATCACATCCACTCCGGAGCTTATAACTCCGACGATAAAACCTGAGTCCTTAAGGACCCTCACGGACTCCTCAGCTTTATCCGTCAGTTTTATCTCATCTAACCTCTTGAGGACTTCAGAGAAGTCCTTACCTCTCCACGTCGAGATATCAAGCTCCGCCCACTCCCTATAACTTATCTCTCCTCTCTCGTACATGAGTTTATAGATGGAAACTAACTCCTCAGTCCCTAGGATCTTGTGAATGAACTCCCAAGAGCTCGTTATCTCAATGAGCGTCCCATCCATATCGAAGCAAGCGATGAACCTCATTTCCATTCAATAGCCTCAGATATCCTGTTAAAAAGCGTTGTTCATTGAACCCTCCGGACAACGCTTCCCAACGGATGGCGTCCTCAAGGTATTTCATTAAATGGAGTACTTGCTGAGTGGACCGAACATTTTAAAGGGACCTCACGACTCCCTCAGGAGAGGAGGTAGGTAGATTGCAGGGAGGATCCACAATACTGCTGATGCAAATAGGTCAGAGCGATTGGCTCTCATGGATATTCTTCATAATGTTCATCATGATAATGCAGTTCTACGCGAATAAGCTCCAAGCGCAGATATGGATCAGTGAGATAAGTAGGGCCCTATCCAAACTAGAGGAGTACAGCAATGATTCAGCGAAGAAGTTCGTTGAAGAAGCTTCTAAGTATGGGAGATCGCAGGATGAGATCAGGGCGATGTTCAACAGAGTGAAGGGATTCTTCCTGATAGAACCAGTTACTTTGGATCCTTATGGGGCAATAAAAAGGCTGGAGCACCTTCTAAATGTCATGAGAAACCATCTTAATACGATAATGATGGAAATAGCTCCCAATGCTGATGGATGGAAGAGATCGAATCTCAGGGATCAGATGGCCGGAGCCCTGACGTTGGACATGATCTATAGGATAATCAGGCACTATTTCATCTTGGGTAGGAAGACCCAGAACTTGATATACATAGCTCAGATACAGATGCTGCTCCCCGAGATAATGAGGATAGCTAAGGCTTACTGGAAGGCAGGGGACTCCTTCAGGTTGGGAATACCGATAGGTGACGGTATAGGCCCGCTCGTAGCACTTAGGTTGATAGGAAGCGTGGAACCATCGGAGATCGCGGAGAATGTGGTGGGGGCTGAGGTGGAGATAGAGGGCAGGCGAGTCATTGTCGTGAAAGCGAAGGGCCCCGGATCTGAAGTCGGGAGGCCTGGCTTAGCTATAGAGAGGATCGTTGAGGGAAGGGAGGGCAAGGTATCCCTCATAGT is a window from the Candidatus Korarchaeum sp. genome containing:
- a CDS encoding DegT/DnrJ/EryC1/StrS family aminotransferase — encoded protein: MIPISKPCIGEEEIAYVTEVLRSGMLAQGSFVEKFERSFSSYVGSKYAVAVSNGTAALHIALIAMGVGPGDEVIVPSYTFFGTASAVILSGARPVFADVDPRTGTIDPEEIRRKLSERTKAIIPVHIHGHPADLDGIRDAIGGKEILILEDCAQAHGALYKGRKVGSIGEAGAFSFYPTKNMTTGEGGMITTDDEEVHFRAKVMRDQGQVSKYEHRFIGFNYRMTEINAAIGLAQLEKLDEFNRRRKEIASIYSEELSNIVETPYVAEWADPVWHLYPIRVTGKRDRAVEMLKERGIMARPAYPMPLQEQPVISKLGDRYHNFLSVLFEGFDPSDTSTPKAKALCREILYLPIYHCMTDEEVWNVVRVSKEVFRSL
- a CDS encoding dolichol kinase — its product is MKAGLLSSLLPVPVAVISLFAYLYFKPSPIEFFWLVILVIWILLVIFVLAKRVARWQNFYVARKVIHILTGGVAAFLAPHIFESPAIPLIGGLGMFTLTFLPRLLGRKFDWFQVEGNWGEVWFCLTWTAVICGLWYLDLNAGVASALFMAVGDGVTGIVRNKVYGRWSKGVAGSIAMLLVSLPIGWCYKGVVGLVASFIATLIEKWKSVDDNITVPLVSALVMVLLSRGIG
- a CDS encoding macro domain-containing protein, which codes for MPKVVLVLGDITEVEADAIVNPANTMLIMGGGVAGAIKRKGGDEIEREALRKAPLRIGDAVETSAGKLKAKYIIHSPTVKAPGDASNPEYVRAAVRASIRKGVELGIKSLAFPAMGAGVGGVPVDVSVRIILEEVSPSPLEEVLIVTRSRDDFSIFQKVASEMGVSFDVKGL
- a CDS encoding Trm112 family protein, whose product is MRRRLLDLLACPSCLSFPLELIVEREEEEEGLLTVPERPICERWCAFIGSNPSNPHDCVKCMRLEIVTGKLSCKGCGSEFTIEAGVPRMLRAEDLSKVKI
- a CDS encoding winged helix-turn-helix domain-containing protein → MDWEVFTLEDERLRLLGQEISSDVGRRILALLKDKPMSPNDLSKELGIPLTTVVFHVEKLRDAGLIRPLVRMAGKRGQKTLYTLSSSAFVILPISNEDKDRIFEALRAAMTIPRELIIRSAIVGLLVGIVMLSPWYFLIVSYHGEQAHKVVYTSLSENASSNATIGPMVKGPRILNETQITETSRFEEISWSLIPLILGLTASTTSAIIGLLMSRKSRRKVMRSDPHSSPLRQSSSG
- a CDS encoding HAD family phosphatase; translation: MEMRFIACFDMDGTLIEITSSWEFIHKILGTEELVSIYKLMYERGEISYREWAELDISTWRGKDFSEVLKRLDEIKLTDKAEESVRVLKDSGFIVGVISSGVDVIASRVCKKLEMDFCRSARLLIEGNEVKGLIEDLPPHMKGLVLEEVARNYGVALSRVAFVGDGESDLSIFEMELGLKIAFRPRSERIIELSDHVVHDLLSAAKLIVEWSKGTE
- a CDS encoding DUF1512 domain-containing protein translates to MQGGSTILLMQIGQSDWLSWIFFIMFIMIMQFYANKLQAQIWISEISRALSKLEEYSNDSAKKFVEEASKYGRSQDEIRAMFNRVKGFFLIEPVTLDPYGAIKRLEHLLNVMRNHLNTIMMEIAPNADGWKRSNLRDQMAGALTLDMIYRIIRHYFILGRKTQNLIYIAQIQMLLPEIMRIAKAYWKAGDSFRLGIPIGDGIGPLVALRLIGSVEPSEIAENVVGAEVEIEGRRVIVVKAKGPGSEVGRPGLAIERIVEGREGKVSLIVTIDAASKLEGEPTAEIAEGIGAAIGDPGPEKYKIEEVATKYGIPLHAIAIKEDHLDAITSMSEEIAKSVDDVIERVKAVIRSKTMPGDYVIVAGIGNTMGIGNRAEIERNDAIVRIGSGVSAGGEVGGV